The following coding sequences are from one Triticum dicoccoides isolate Atlit2015 ecotype Zavitan chromosome 4A, WEW_v2.0, whole genome shotgun sequence window:
- the LOC119286289 gene encoding uncharacterized protein LOC119286289, with protein MCPLRVILIFLSATIAGFFLLRGLNAEPDLFQDDDAAAVAANDEDDEGSPGSPRDPAPLHSKVASAAKTGFWTMVDMASGRYLWRTLVASPAKSDSEKAR; from the exons ATGTGCCCGCTGAGGGTGATACTCATCTTCCTCTCCGCCACCATCGCCGGCTTCTTCCTCCTCCGGGGCCTCAACGCCGAGCCGGACCTGTTCCaggacgacgacgccgccgccgtcgcggcgaacgacgaggacgacgaggGGTCGCCGGGGTCTCCCAGGGACCCCGCGCCGCTCCATTCCAAG GTTGCATCTGCCGCGAAGACAGGATTCTGGACGATGGTGGACATGGCAAGCGGGCGGTACCTTTGGAGGACCCTTGTTGCATCACCGGCAAAATCTGACTCCGAGAAGGCCCGGTGA